A single Bifidobacterium asteroides DNA region contains:
- a CDS encoding MFS transporter, producing the protein MVGTAIEFYDFYAYGTASANYFPKLFFPKTDPTVALLASLLTFAIAFIARPLGSLIFGHFGDRQGRKTTLVVSLLTMGCSTVLIGVLPTYATWGLWAVVVLCLCRFVQGIGLGGEWSGAALVATENAPEGKRALYGSFPELGAPIGFFLANGTYFLLEMFCTPEQMLSWGWRVPFLLSAILVVVGLAVRVSMQETPIFQMALDQQKVVKTPLLEVFRKSWRQVLQATFLVAVTYTLFYTLATWSLAYGTKPKSQGGGGLGFTNQEYLLMLMVSILVFALFIVLACVYADRIGRRRVLIGSSVMLVVFSLVFPYLLMAHHNTFQVMVFLCVGFALMGIAFGPIGAFLPELFDANVRYSGSGIGYNLAAIVGAAFVPTIATWLSSHWGVRSVGLYLAVMAVCCLVAVLTCHETKDVDFTK; encoded by the coding sequence ATGGTCGGCACGGCCATCGAGTTCTACGATTTCTACGCTTACGGGACGGCTTCGGCCAACTATTTCCCCAAGCTCTTCTTCCCCAAGACCGATCCGACCGTGGCTCTGCTGGCCTCCCTGCTGACCTTTGCCATCGCCTTCATCGCGCGGCCCTTGGGATCCTTGATCTTCGGACACTTCGGGGACCGCCAGGGGCGTAAGACCACCCTGGTGGTCTCCCTGCTGACCATGGGCTGCTCCACGGTCCTGATCGGCGTCCTGCCCACCTATGCCACCTGGGGACTCTGGGCCGTGGTGGTCCTCTGCCTGTGCCGGTTCGTGCAAGGTATCGGCCTGGGCGGCGAGTGGTCCGGCGCGGCCCTGGTGGCCACCGAGAACGCCCCGGAAGGCAAGAGGGCGCTCTACGGCTCCTTCCCTGAGCTGGGCGCCCCCATCGGCTTCTTCCTGGCTAACGGAACCTACTTCCTGCTGGAGATGTTCTGCACCCCCGAGCAGATGCTGAGCTGGGGCTGGCGCGTGCCCTTCCTGCTCTCCGCCATCCTGGTGGTCGTGGGTCTGGCTGTGCGCGTCTCCATGCAGGAGACCCCTATCTTCCAGATGGCCCTGGATCAGCAGAAGGTCGTCAAGACCCCGCTGCTGGAGGTCTTCCGCAAGAGCTGGCGCCAGGTGCTCCAGGCCACCTTCCTGGTCGCAGTCACCTACACGCTCTTCTATACCCTGGCTACCTGGTCGCTGGCTTACGGCACCAAGCCCAAGTCCCAGGGCGGCGGCGGACTGGGCTTCACCAACCAGGAGTACCTGCTTATGCTCATGGTCTCCATCCTGGTCTTCGCCCTCTTCATCGTGCTGGCCTGCGTCTATGCGGACCGCATCGGCCGTCGCCGGGTGCTGATCGGCAGCTCCGTCATGCTGGTGGTCTTCAGCCTGGTCTTCCCCTACCTGCTCATGGCCCATCACAACACCTTCCAGGTCATGGTCTTCCTCTGCGTCGGGTTCGCCCTGATGGGCATCGCCTTCGGGCCTATCGGCGCCTTCCTGCCGGAGCTCTTCGACGCCAACGTGCGCTACTCGGGCTCCGGCATCGGCTATAACTTGGCGGCCATCGTGGGCGCGGCCTTCGTGCCTACCATCGCCACCTGGCTCTCCTCCCACTGGGGAGTGCGCTCGGTCGGGCTCTACCTGGCCGTCATGGCGGTCTGCTGCCTGGTGGCAGTGCTGACCTGCCACGAAACCAAGGATGTGGACTTCACCAAGTAA
- a CDS encoding FAD:protein FMN transferase — protein sequence MGLPCLTAFPGAVGTGIIISTNRPLGERLHDAIADLIEDYERALSRFRQDAIPAQMAQACHGGRFVFPDYCQGLFDLYDRLYTATDGALDPMVGEDLTRLGYGRQPTFRLQADAAGHLGRIHGRPTWGDDLRRQGAVLMTAGPVSLDFGAVGKGYLVDLIADLLEPRVEEYLIDAGGDMRMRTSHPVPIAMEDPGDLSAGVGRIELSRGSLCASAPSRRHWTDRSEEAAAAGLTALHHILDAIDGRPVDRVLASWVVAGEKDNEHPTGLADGLATALFLVPPDVLAAGFSFSCALMYADRQAVVSDEFPGWFFTGSNNHPST from the coding sequence ATGGGTCTGCCCTGCCTGACCGCCTTCCCGGGGGCGGTGGGTACGGGAATCATCATCTCCACGAATCGACCTTTGGGAGAACGGCTGCATGATGCCATTGCCGATCTGATCGAGGATTACGAGCGGGCCCTGTCACGGTTCAGGCAGGATGCCATACCTGCGCAGATGGCCCAGGCCTGTCACGGGGGCAGGTTCGTCTTTCCGGATTACTGTCAAGGACTCTTTGACCTATATGACAGGCTGTATACCGCCACTGACGGGGCCCTGGACCCCATGGTGGGCGAGGACCTGACCCGTCTGGGCTACGGAAGACAGCCCACCTTCCGGCTGCAGGCCGATGCCGCCGGTCATCTGGGACGGATCCACGGGCGACCGACCTGGGGTGATGACCTCAGGCGTCAGGGTGCTGTCCTTATGACTGCCGGCCCAGTCAGTCTTGATTTCGGGGCAGTCGGCAAGGGCTATCTGGTAGACCTCATTGCCGATCTACTCGAACCTCGGGTCGAAGAGTACCTGATCGATGCCGGCGGCGACATGCGTATGCGGACCTCTCACCCGGTCCCCATCGCCATGGAGGATCCCGGTGATCTGTCGGCAGGCGTAGGTCGGATCGAGCTGTCTCGCGGCTCCTTGTGCGCCTCGGCACCCAGCCGTCGCCATTGGACCGACCGGTCCGAGGAGGCCGCAGCGGCGGGATTGACAGCACTTCACCACATCCTGGACGCCATCGACGGCCGTCCGGTCGACCGTGTGCTGGCCTCCTGGGTGGTGGCCGGAGAAAAGGACAATGAACACCCCACGGGCCTGGCTGATGGTCTGGCCACCGCCCTCTTCCTAGTGCCGCCGGATGTGCTGGCCGCCGGATTTTCCTTCTCCTGCGCCCTGATGTATGCCGACCGTCAGGCCGTGGTCTCAGACGAATTTCCTGGTTGGTTCTTTACTGGCTCCAATAACCATCCGTCCACATAG
- a CDS encoding CPBP family intramembrane glutamic endopeptidase: protein MKRHTQSNSRPPRQGIHKTAAWGLLGFGVLLMLDSSTTPMTGRPLWAQWLVLLVAILLMGFGIWFYAKVVMVRWAGRQPTELTAHGFFVSLLGGLGIGLGLMALSAFILIIFGFYRVDGFRPFGVSQILTLGVLACASVFEELIMRGVALHALDRWLGWVPALILTSLLFGFMHALNPGATLFSCLAIAIEAGLMLGSIMVSRHNLWICIGFHIGWNLTEALLGIPVSGQDIRGFMVMKVQGPTLLTGGSFGIEASLIPVILGLFVSVVFLLCRGRDTMIGSRT from the coding sequence ATGAAACGGCATACGCAATCCAATTCACGCCCGCCCAGACAGGGAATACACAAGACTGCTGCTTGGGGATTGCTCGGGTTCGGCGTATTGCTGATGCTCGATTCCTCAACGACCCCGATGACCGGCCGTCCCTTATGGGCCCAATGGCTGGTGCTGCTGGTCGCCATCCTCCTCATGGGCTTCGGCATCTGGTTCTATGCCAAAGTTGTCATGGTGAGGTGGGCCGGACGTCAGCCTACCGAGTTGACGGCCCATGGTTTCTTCGTCTCCTTGTTGGGCGGACTGGGCATCGGCCTCGGATTGATGGCTCTTTCGGCTTTCATCCTCATAATCTTTGGGTTTTACAGGGTGGATGGTTTCCGCCCATTCGGCGTCTCCCAGATCCTGACCTTAGGAGTTCTGGCTTGCGCGTCGGTTTTTGAAGAACTCATAATGCGGGGCGTGGCTCTCCATGCTTTGGATCGCTGGCTGGGATGGGTACCTGCTCTGATTTTGACTTCGCTTCTTTTCGGGTTCATGCATGCTCTCAACCCTGGGGCTACCCTCTTCTCGTGTCTAGCCATAGCCATCGAAGCCGGTCTTATGCTGGGTTCCATCATGGTATCCAGGCATAATCTCTGGATCTGCATAGGCTTTCATATAGGGTGGAACCTCACTGAGGCCCTCTTGGGAATTCCGGTCTCCGGCCAGGATATACGCGGCTTCATGGTCATGAAGGTTCAGGGGCCGACCCTGCTGACCGGTGGATCATTCGGCATCGAAGCATCCCTGATTCCGGTCATCCTAGGGCTGTTCGTCAGTGTGGTCTTCCTGCTCTGTCGGGGCCGGGACACCATGATCGGATCCAGGACCTGA
- a CDS encoding adenylosuccinate synthase, translated as MPGIVIVGAQWGDEGKGKATDLIGEHMDYVARFNGGNNAGHTVVVGDQEYALHLLPSGIIHPAITPVIGNGVVVDPAALFEEIDGLQSRGVDCSRLRISESAHIIAPYHRTLDKVTERFLGKHKIGTTGRGIGPAYADKINRVGIRVHDLFNVDHLRDKVEASLHQKNQMLVKLYNRRAIEVEATVEELAGYAERLKPYVANTSLMLNQALEQGKNVLFEGGQATMLDVDHGTYPFVTSSNCTAGGACTGTGVGPTKIDRVVGVAKAYVTRVGEGPFPTELDNEQGEWLRRQGHEYGVTTGRSRRCGWFDALVSRYAVQINGLTDIVLTKLDVLSGLETIPVCVGYDITRSDGSRVRVDQMPVDQAEFQSAQPVYEELPGWREDISGAKSFEEFPTKAKDYIHRLEDLSGCRISAVGSGPGRDQIVQIHSLID; from the coding sequence ATGCCTGGAATCGTGATCGTCGGGGCCCAGTGGGGCGACGAGGGCAAGGGCAAGGCAACGGATTTGATCGGCGAGCACATGGACTACGTCGCCAGGTTCAACGGGGGCAACAACGCCGGCCATACCGTGGTCGTGGGCGATCAGGAGTACGCCCTCCATCTTCTGCCCTCGGGAATCATTCACCCGGCCATCACCCCGGTCATCGGCAACGGCGTCGTGGTCGACCCGGCCGCCCTCTTCGAGGAGATCGATGGGCTCCAGTCCCGCGGCGTTGATTGCAGCCGGTTGAGGATCAGCGAGTCCGCGCACATCATCGCCCCCTACCACCGGACGCTGGACAAGGTGACCGAGCGCTTCCTGGGCAAGCATAAGATCGGCACGACAGGCCGCGGGATTGGCCCGGCCTATGCCGACAAGATCAACCGTGTGGGCATTCGCGTGCATGACCTGTTCAATGTCGACCATCTGCGCGACAAGGTGGAGGCCAGCCTGCACCAGAAGAACCAGATGCTGGTCAAGCTCTACAACCGCCGGGCCATCGAGGTGGAGGCCACCGTTGAAGAACTGGCGGGATACGCCGAGCGGCTCAAGCCCTACGTGGCCAATACCTCGTTGATGCTCAACCAGGCCCTGGAGCAGGGCAAGAATGTCCTCTTCGAGGGGGGGCAGGCCACCATGCTGGACGTGGACCATGGCACCTATCCCTTCGTCACTTCATCCAACTGCACAGCCGGGGGCGCCTGCACCGGCACCGGCGTGGGCCCGACCAAGATCGACCGGGTGGTCGGCGTGGCCAAGGCCTATGTGACCCGTGTGGGGGAGGGGCCCTTCCCCACGGAGCTGGACAACGAGCAGGGCGAATGGCTGCGCCGTCAGGGCCACGAGTACGGGGTGACCACCGGCCGCTCCCGCCGCTGCGGCTGGTTCGACGCGCTGGTCAGCCGCTATGCAGTGCAGATCAACGGCCTGACCGACATCGTGCTGACCAAGCTGGATGTCCTCTCCGGTCTGGAGACCATCCCGGTCTGCGTGGGCTACGACATCACCCGCTCCGACGGCTCCAGGGTCAGGGTGGATCAGATGCCCGTGGACCAGGCCGAGTTCCAATCCGCCCAGCCGGTGTACGAGGAGCTGCCGGGCTGGCGCGAGGACATCTCCGGCGCCAAGAGCTTCGAGGAGTTCCCGACCAAGGCCAAGGACTACATCCACCGCCTGGAGGACCTGTCCGGCTGCCGCATCTCGGCCGTGGGCTCGGGCCCGGGCCGCGACCAGATCGTGCAGATCCACTCCCTGATCGACTGA
- the ilvC gene encoding ketol-acid reductoisomerase, which produces MAAQIWYEKDGDLSVLDGKKVAIIGYGSQGHAHALNLRDSGVDVVVGLRANSKSVPFAKEQGLEVKTVPEATKEADIVMILAPDQYQRNIWRDDIEPNIKEGAAVAFAHGFNIHYGYIKPSADHPVFMVAPKGPGHIVRREYVAGRGVPVVVAVEQDPRGDAWDITLAYAKALGALRAGAIKTTFKEETETDLFGEQDVLMGGVNHLVEAGFEVLTEAGYQPEIAYFEVCHELKMLVDLMNEGGLNKARWSCSDTAQYGDFTSTVVDESTKDRMRHQLQRIQDGSFAKEFIDDQDAGAPKFKELQEKYSHEKIEEVGPKLRAMFSWNKDVKDADEAQSFTGKIARSQVQ; this is translated from the coding sequence ATGGCAGCACAGATCTGGTATGAGAAGGATGGGGACCTTTCGGTTCTGGATGGCAAGAAGGTGGCCATCATCGGCTACGGTTCCCAGGGACATGCTCATGCACTGAACCTGCGTGATTCCGGTGTGGACGTTGTGGTCGGCCTGCGTGCCAACTCCAAGTCGGTGCCCTTCGCCAAGGAGCAGGGCCTGGAGGTCAAGACCGTGCCCGAGGCCACCAAGGAGGCCGACATCGTCATGATCCTGGCCCCTGACCAGTACCAGCGCAACATCTGGCGGGACGACATCGAGCCCAACATCAAGGAGGGTGCGGCTGTCGCCTTCGCCCACGGGTTCAATATCCATTACGGCTACATCAAGCCCAGCGCCGACCACCCGGTCTTCATGGTGGCCCCCAAGGGCCCGGGCCATATCGTCCGTCGTGAGTATGTCGCTGGCCGTGGCGTGCCCGTGGTCGTGGCCGTGGAGCAGGATCCGCGCGGCGACGCCTGGGACATCACCCTGGCCTATGCCAAGGCTCTGGGCGCCCTGCGCGCCGGCGCCATCAAGACCACCTTCAAGGAAGAGACCGAGACCGACCTCTTCGGTGAGCAGGATGTGCTCATGGGCGGCGTCAACCACCTGGTCGAGGCTGGCTTCGAGGTGCTGACCGAGGCTGGCTACCAGCCGGAGATCGCCTACTTCGAGGTCTGCCACGAGCTCAAGATGCTGGTCGACCTGATGAACGAGGGCGGCCTGAACAAGGCCCGCTGGTCCTGCTCCGACACCGCTCAGTACGGTGATTTCACCTCCACCGTGGTGGACGAGTCCACCAAGGACAGGATGCGCCACCAGCTGCAGCGCATTCAGGACGGCTCCTTCGCCAAGGAGTTCATCGACGACCAGGATGCCGGCGCCCCCAAGTTCAAGGAGCTGCAGGAGAAGTACTCCCACGAGAAGATCGAGGAAGTCGGCCCCAAGCTGCGCGCCATGTTCTCCTGGAACAAGGACGTCAAGGATGCCGACGAGGCCCAGTCCTTCACCGGCAAGATCGCCCGTTCCCAGGTGCAGTGA